One genomic window of Ilyobacter polytropus DSM 2926 includes the following:
- a CDS encoding type II secretion system F family protein — MGVYRYTAMSLKGKKTSGKMEAENKEDLKRLLRGQKLTLLKEKKVTDKQGKGVIFDRVKPKDIAVFTRQLSTMLEGGVGLLRCFTVLEKQCEKPKLKVVVGEIRQDISSGKSISYALSKHPQYFDSLYVSMVKAGEASGALDTILNRIAQSQEKAEEIKGKIRTAMIYPSIVLVLSFTIVFLLMSFVIPNFVVLFTDTGVPMPSLTLFVIGISKWFNKNWYWILLGVGILAFIGYKYQKTPKGKRNSHSLILRLPLFGKIFKKASVARFSRTLETLLDSGVPILSAFDIVADTVGNILMGESIREVKDKIKSGHTIAKPLEESGSFPPMVVNMVDVGEESGELVKMLSKLADFNERELEETIRDSLAAFEPMMILIMALTVGVIVVAMYLPVFSLSDTIA, encoded by the coding sequence ATGGGAGTATACAGGTATACTGCAATGAGTTTGAAGGGAAAAAAAACCAGCGGAAAAATGGAAGCTGAAAATAAAGAGGACCTGAAAAGGCTCCTCAGGGGTCAGAAACTGACTCTGTTGAAGGAAAAAAAAGTTACTGACAAACAGGGAAAGGGTGTAATATTTGATAGAGTAAAACCTAAAGATATAGCAGTTTTTACGAGACAGCTCTCTACAATGCTAGAGGGTGGAGTGGGACTCTTGAGGTGCTTTACGGTTCTAGAGAAACAGTGTGAAAAACCAAAACTAAAGGTGGTAGTAGGGGAGATAAGACAGGACATAAGTTCAGGGAAATCAATATCCTATGCCTTGAGCAAGCACCCACAGTATTTTGACTCTCTTTATGTGAGTATGGTAAAGGCCGGAGAGGCATCAGGAGCATTAGACACAATCCTAAACAGGATAGCCCAGTCTCAGGAAAAGGCCGAAGAGATAAAGGGGAAGATAAGGACAGCAATGATATATCCGTCTATCGTACTGGTGCTGTCTTTTACAATAGTATTTTTACTGATGAGTTTTGTTATACCGAACTTCGTTGTGCTTTTCACAGACACTGGAGTTCCTATGCCTTCACTTACTCTTTTTGTAATAGGGATAAGTAAGTGGTTCAACAAAAACTGGTACTGGATACTTCTGGGAGTTGGAATTTTGGCCTTTATAGGGTATAAATACCAGAAAACCCCCAAGGGGAAGAGAAATTCCCACAGTCTGATCCTGAGACTACCTCTTTTTGGGAAGATATTCAAAAAGGCATCTGTAGCCAGGTTCAGCAGAACCCTTGAAACTCTCTTGGACAGTGGAGTGCCTATACTGTCTGCCTTTGATATAGTGGCCGACACAGTAGGGAATATACTAATGGGAGAGTCTATTAGAGAGGTAAAGGATAAGATAAAAAGCGGACATACAATAGCAAAACCTCTGGAAGAATCAGGTTCTTTTCCTCCTATGGTTGTAAATATGGTTGATGTAGGAGAGGAAAGTGGAGAGCTGGTAAAAATGCTTTCAAAACTTGCAGATTTTAACGAGCGGGAGCTAGAGGAAACCATAAGGGACTCCCTGGCTGCATTTGAGCCGATGATGATATTGATAATGGCACTCACTGTGGGAGTCATAGTAGTGGCAATGTATCTGCCTGTATTCTCACTGTCAGACACTATAGCCTAG
- a CDS encoding ABC transporter permease, translating into MTKILTMAKYSFKENISNKIFNGIIMFGGILIFATMLLDELALYEGVEVIRDTGLFFTEFMVMFIVIYLSATCVLKAIKEKSIYLVLTKGVGKEEYLTGTLLGMMYTIFFNVFLMGGVLCALIWKMGGSLDSSFFVSLLFIGLKLSLLSAVGIMFSVVSESYVTAILFTVSTYIAGHGLLELKEVAQKVKGTAFEVILNILYTVLPKFHLLNYRDYLGNVHINLWLLTGYMAVYMTAMLFIATASFSKKRL; encoded by the coding sequence TTGACTAAGATACTGACAATGGCGAAATACTCTTTCAAGGAAAATATTTCAAATAAGATATTTAACGGGATAATTATGTTTGGAGGAATACTGATATTTGCTACTATGCTTTTGGACGAGTTAGCCCTTTACGAGGGGGTAGAGGTTATAAGGGATACAGGGCTTTTTTTCACTGAGTTCATGGTGATGTTTATAGTGATTTATCTGTCTGCCACCTGTGTACTAAAGGCGATAAAAGAGAAATCCATATATTTAGTATTGACAAAAGGTGTGGGAAAGGAAGAGTATCTTACAGGAACTTTGCTTGGTATGATGTATACCATATTTTTTAATGTATTTCTAATGGGGGGAGTCCTCTGTGCCCTTATATGGAAAATGGGGGGCAGTCTGGACAGCAGCTTTTTTGTATCTCTTTTATTTATAGGGCTTAAACTATCTTTACTTTCAGCAGTGGGGATAATGTTTTCTGTGGTATCAGAATCCTATGTCACTGCCATCTTGTTCACTGTGTCCACATATATAGCTGGTCACGGTCTGCTTGAGCTAAAAGAGGTGGCTCAGAAGGTAAAGGGGACAGCTTTTGAGGTAATTTTAAATATATTATATACAGTACTTCCCAAGTTTCATCTGCTGAACTACAGAGATTACCTGGGAAATGTTCATATAAACCTATGGCTTCTGACAGGGTATATGGCTGTCTATATGACTGCTATGCTTTTTATCGCAACGGCATCTTTTTCTAAAAAAAGACTGTAG
- a CDS encoding ABC transporter ATP-binding protein, giving the protein MENIIEVKDITVYYKEKDIIKKIKGNKGKKGIEGVSFGVKKGEIFSIIGLNGAGKTSTMKSMLGLLKTDRGEVRIFGKKNLKGEDYKKIGYLPEISYYPQTLKLKEVLNYYGELYEMPKSKKKKITEDLARELGIYERMNDRLEKFSKGMLQKVGLAQSVMGEPEILFLDEPMSGLDPLARKKVIDMMEVLKKKNTTIIFNTHILNDVSNLADRVAIMHKGQLVEVKDVKKLKEKIGDGFSLEKYFIERIGGRNLD; this is encoded by the coding sequence TTGGAGAACATAATAGAGGTAAAGGACATAACGGTATACTACAAGGAAAAGGATATAATAAAGAAAATAAAAGGTAACAAGGGGAAGAAAGGTATAGAGGGTGTGTCCTTCGGAGTGAAAAAAGGAGAGATATTCTCTATAATAGGTCTAAACGGAGCAGGGAAAACAAGTACAATGAAATCAATGCTTGGGTTACTTAAAACCGATAGGGGAGAGGTAAGGATATTTGGGAAAAAAAATCTCAAGGGAGAGGACTACAAAAAAATAGGGTATCTTCCTGAGATATCATATTATCCTCAGACTCTGAAACTGAAAGAGGTGCTAAATTATTACGGAGAACTCTACGAGATGCCCAAAAGTAAGAAAAAAAAGATAACTGAGGATCTGGCTAGGGAGCTAGGGATTTATGAGAGGATGAATGACAGGCTGGAAAAATTTTCCAAGGGGATGCTTCAGAAGGTTGGCCTTGCACAGTCTGTAATGGGAGAGCCTGAAATTTTGTTTTTAGATGAGCCTATGTCTGGGCTAGACCCACTGGCCAGAAAAAAAGTGATAGATATGATGGAGGTTCTGAAGAAAAAGAATACCACTATAATATTTAACACTCACATACTGAATGACGTGTCAAACTTAGCTGACAGGGTGGCTATAATGCACAAAGGTCAGCTGGTGGAAGTCAAAGACGTGAAAAAACTAAAGGAAAAAATAGGGGATGGGTTTTCCCTGGAAAAATATTTTATAGAGAGAATAGGAGGTAGAAACCTTGACTAA
- a CDS encoding type II secretion system protein, protein MKKKGFTLIELVVVVAIILLLAATLAPKLRKEVAKARDAKAVAALGSVRTAINVYLADEGDGVDYIYATSPDSFLIDSLDDSSEYMEDNLVTYLLGEEDPDEDAVVPVGGTREDADGTITYGGSITLNYDPDAVSAKLGATSGDAGIYDTKGNLWSEY, encoded by the coding sequence ATGAAAAAGAAAGGATTTACGTTAATCGAGTTGGTTGTTGTTGTTGCTATCATTTTATTACTTGCTGCTACTCTGGCACCGAAACTGAGAAAAGAGGTTGCTAAGGCGAGAGATGCCAAGGCTGTAGCTGCTCTGGGATCTGTAAGAACTGCTATCAATGTCTATCTAGCAGACGAAGGTGATGGAGTTGATTATATATACGCGACTTCACCGGATTCATTCCTAATTGATAGTTTAGATGATTCTTCGGAATATATGGAGGATAATCTGGTTACCTACTTACTAGGTGAGGAAGACCCTGATGAAGATGCGGTTGTTCCCGTTGGAGGAACGAGAGAGGATGCAGATGGTACAATTACTTATGGAGGATCAATAACTCTTAATTATGACCCTGATGCAGTATCAGCGAAATTAGGAGCTACCAGTGGAGATGCTGGAATATATGATACAAAAGGGAATCTTTGGTCAGAATATTAA
- a CDS encoding tetratricopeptide repeat protein yields the protein MRKSYFILGIGAILLLFAMEGRLKEEDYKVFSKSYKERSGMDRNTFAARALGIKKTARSFLWMGHVVKTGALLGGDPKEGIEALKKGSERISYLDPYFVRNYSFTGGILAFIRTYKDFEGAFGILEKGMRYNPNESMLKKYLAGTVAGKKGNSRELLKLFEEIVKESRDDLLMNTLAFSYEKIYEESGERQYLEKSIYYWKELLDSKDDKYKKRAEEKLLKYLEDKKQKK from the coding sequence ATGAGAAAAAGTTATTTTATACTGGGTATAGGGGCTATACTTTTGCTCTTTGCCATGGAGGGAAGATTAAAAGAGGAAGATTATAAAGTCTTTAGTAAGAGTTATAAAGAAAGAAGCGGAATGGACAGAAACACCTTTGCAGCAAGGGCTCTGGGGATAAAGAAAACTGCCAGGTCTTTTCTGTGGATGGGGCATGTGGTAAAGACGGGAGCACTCTTAGGAGGTGATCCTAAGGAGGGTATAGAGGCACTGAAAAAAGGGTCTGAGAGAATAAGTTATCTGGACCCTTATTTTGTGAGAAACTACAGTTTTACCGGGGGGATCTTGGCATTTATAAGAACTTACAAGGACTTTGAAGGGGCCTTTGGTATACTTGAAAAAGGAATGAGATACAACCCCAATGAAAGTATGTTGAAAAAATATCTGGCAGGAACAGTGGCTGGAAAAAAAGGAAACAGTAGAGAACTTTTGAAGTTATTTGAAGAGATAGTGAAGGAATCGAGGGATGATCTTCTTATGAATACTCTGGCTTTTTCCTATGAAAAAATATACGAAGAAAGCGGTGAAAGGCAGTATCTGGAAAAATCCATATATTACTGGAAAGAGCTTCTAGACTCAAAGGATGATAAGTATAAAAAGAGGGCAGAGGAAAAACTTCTGAAGTATCTAGAAGATAAAAAACAAAAAAAATAA